In the Staphylococcus sp. IVB6240 genome, one interval contains:
- a CDS encoding iron chelate uptake ABC transporter family permease subunit produces MSNKPLQKLLILAVVTLIVAACYLFIGIDYEIFEYQVMSRLRKFILIILVGAAIAASTVVFQAITVNRLLTPSIMGLDAVYLFSKVLILFVFGAGSIFITNFYLNFTISLVAMVIFALILFEGIFRVGQFSVYFILLIGVILGTFFRSITGFFELLINPEDFLVVQSAMFANFDASNPKLVTICGVILVVLLIVTFVMMPYMDVLLLGRAQAINLGISYSNLTRFLLIIVALMVAIATALVGPITFLGLLTVNLAHELMKTFEHKYMLPATIFISWISLFIAQWIVENLFEATTQISILINLIGGIYFIYLLMRRRTTA; encoded by the coding sequence ATGTCCAATAAACCATTACAGAAGCTGTTGATATTAGCTGTGGTTACATTGATTGTTGCGGCGTGCTATTTGTTCATCGGTATTGACTATGAAATATTTGAATATCAAGTGATGAGTCGTTTGCGTAAGTTTATTCTGATTATCCTTGTCGGTGCAGCAATTGCAGCATCAACCGTTGTATTCCAAGCGATTACAGTGAACCGTTTATTAACGCCTTCGATCATGGGGTTAGATGCCGTTTATCTGTTTAGTAAAGTATTGATATTATTTGTCTTTGGTGCAGGTTCTATCTTTATTACAAACTTCTATTTAAACTTTACAATTTCGCTTGTTGCAATGGTGATTTTTGCACTTATTCTATTTGAAGGGATATTCAGAGTCGGGCAATTTTCCGTTTATTTTATTCTCTTGATTGGTGTTATACTCGGGACATTCTTCCGTAGTATTACAGGATTCTTTGAGTTATTAATTAACCCGGAAGATTTCCTTGTTGTACAGAGCGCCATGTTTGCTAATTTTGATGCATCGAATCCAAAACTTGTGACAATTTGTGGTGTGATTTTAGTTGTACTATTAATTGTAACTTTCGTGATGATGCCATACATGGACGTCCTATTACTCGGCCGTGCGCAAGCGATTAATTTAGGAATTTCATACAGCAACTTAACACGCTTTTTATTAATTATTGTGGCGTTAATGGTTGCGATTGCTACAGCTTTAGTGGGTCCTATTACATTTCTTGGGCTGCTAACAGTGAACTTGGCACATGAGTTGATGAAAACATTTGAACACAAATATATGTTACCGGCAACGATATTCATTAGCTGGATTAGCTTATTTATTGCACAGTGGATCGTAGAGAATCTCTTTGAAGCAACGACGCAAATTAGTATTTTAATTAATTTAATTGGCGGTATTTACTTTATTTATCTATTGATGAGAAGGAGGACAACAGCATGA
- a CDS encoding ABC transporter permease: MRNLMNGYVLFAVLCVLTVCSLFIGVSSVPIRALFTFNEHQLNILFASRIPRTVSILISGSTLALSGLIMQQMMQNKFVSPTTAGTMEWAKLGVLISLLFFPSQHILIKLAFAVVCSVGGTFLFVQMIQRIKFKDVIFVPLIGIMLGGIVSSFSTFLALRTNAVQSLGNWLNGNFAVITSGRYEILYLSIPLLILTYLFANQFTIAGMGRDFSKNLGLNYDLIMNIGLFITATITALVLVTVGTLPFLGLIVPNIVSIFRGDHLKNVLPHTAMLGAIFVLISDILGRVIVYPYEINIGLTIGVFGTFIFIIMLIRGRRHYVQ; the protein is encoded by the coding sequence ATGCGTAATTTAATGAATGGCTATGTGTTGTTTGCAGTACTCTGTGTTCTGACTGTGTGTTCTTTGTTTATTGGTGTGAGTAGTGTGCCAATCCGTGCACTATTTACGTTCAATGAGCATCAACTTAATATCTTGTTCGCAAGTCGAATTCCTCGTACGGTGAGTATTTTAATCTCAGGAAGTACATTGGCACTCTCAGGCTTAATTATGCAACAGATGATGCAAAATAAGTTTGTGAGTCCAACGACAGCCGGCACAATGGAATGGGCAAAGTTAGGGGTTCTTATTTCTCTACTCTTCTTCCCATCGCAACATATTCTGATAAAACTTGCTTTTGCAGTTGTATGTAGCGTAGGCGGTACTTTCTTATTTGTTCAAATGATTCAGCGCATTAAGTTCAAAGATGTTATCTTTGTTCCGCTGATCGGTATTATGTTGGGTGGCATTGTCTCAAGTTTTTCAACATTTTTAGCATTGCGTACCAATGCCGTCCAAAGTCTTGGAAACTGGTTAAACGGTAACTTTGCTGTGATTACAAGTGGACGTTATGAGATTTTATATCTCAGTATACCGCTATTGATCCTTACATATTTATTTGCCAACCAATTTACCATCGCTGGTATGGGACGTGATTTCAGTAAAAACTTAGGACTGAATTACGATCTTATTATGAATATTGGCTTGTTTATTACTGCGACGATTACAGCGTTAGTGCTTGTAACAGTAGGGACATTGCCATTTTTAGGCTTAATTGTGCCAAACATTGTTTCAATATTCCGAGGCGATCATTTGAAAAACGTATTGCCACATACAGCAATGCTCGGAGCTATTTTTGTACTCATCTCAGATATTTTAGGTCGTGTCATCGTGTATCCATACGAAATTAACATCGGCTTAACGATTGGTGTCTTTGGAACATTTATCTTTATCATTATGTTGATAAGGGGGCGACGTCATTATGTCCAATAA